The following coding sequences lie in one Arachis stenosperma cultivar V10309 chromosome 5, arast.V10309.gnm1.PFL2, whole genome shotgun sequence genomic window:
- the LOC130980667 gene encoding uncharacterized protein LOC130980667 — MRGEWNGLQALFLNDYRQAYYVHCFAHRLQLALVATSREVLQIHEFFTQLTAVVNIVGASCKRHDQLQEAQEIENEKLIANDELKTGQGANQIGTLQRAGDTRWSSHFYSVCSLIRMFAATQTVLNNIIDDGTTSAQRGEAYGVNKVLSSFEFVFLLHLMKEIMGITNILCQALQQKSQDILNAMHVVSTSKLLLQKLRNNGWCNLLEIVKKFCEKHEIDIPNMSTQYTVGRGQSRQPKITIEHHYRVDVFLAAIDFQIQELNSRFNEETMELLTLSIALDPKDNFKLFNIQNTCKLAEKFYPSNFSDHEMILLNAQLQHYAFDIPNHLK; from the coding sequence ATGAGAGGGGAATGGAATGGTTTACAAGCTTTATTTCTCAATGATTACCGACAAGCATATTATGTCCATTGTTTTGCTCATAGATTGCAGTTAGCACTAGTGGCTACTTCAAGGGAAGTACTTCAAATTCATGAGTTTTTCACACAATTGACTGCTGTTGTCAATATTGTTGGTGCATCTTGCAAACGACATGATCAACTACAAGAAGCTCAAGaaattgaaaatgaaaaattgattgCTAATGATGAGCTAAAAACAGGTCAAGGTGCAAATCAAATAGGCACTTTACAAAGAGCTGGAGATACAAGATGGAGTTCTCACTTTTATTCTGTTTGTAGCTTGATAAGAATGTTTGCAGCTACTCAAACCGTTCTTAATAACATTATTGATGATGGTACAACTTCTGCTCAAAGAGGTGAGGCTTATGGTGTCAATAAAGTGCTATCCTCGTTTGAATTTGTTTTTTTGTTACATTTGATGAAGGAAATTATGGGGATTACTAATATTTTGTGCCAAGCATTACAACAAAAATCTCAAGATATTTTGAATGCAATGCATGTTGTTTCTACATCAAAACTACTTCTTCAAAAATTAAGGAATAATGGTTGGTGCAATTTACTTGAGATTGTTAAGAAGTTTTGTGAGAAACATGAAATTGACATCCCTAATATGAGTACACAATACACGGTTGGAAGAGGTCAATCTCGTCAACCAAAGATAACAATTGAGCATCATTATCGAGTTGATGTATTTTTGGCAGCAATTGACTTTCAAATTCAAGAGTTAAATAGTAGATTCAATGAGGAAACCATGGAGCTTTTGACTTTAAGTATTGCTTTGGACCCTAAAGATAATTTTAAGTTGTTTAATATTCAAAATACATGCAAGTTAGCTGAAAAGTTTTATCCTTCAAATTTTTCTGATCATGAAatgattctcttgaatgctcaATTGCAACATTATGCATTTGATATACCGAATCATCTAAAATAA